Below is a genomic region from Triticum dicoccoides isolate Atlit2015 ecotype Zavitan chromosome 5A, WEW_v2.0, whole genome shotgun sequence.
GCGCCCATAATCACCCGCTTGTCCCTCGAACTAAATACACCCTACCCAAGAGGATTTCAATGTCCATACGAAGAATTCCCGTCCAAGCGTGACAACCGGGCTCTCGCAACATGCTAGATCGTGCAAATAAGTACCCAATCTACTTACTAGTAATTGTAAAGATTTATCTCACATGACGAATGTGGAACTACGGCCAATCCTGTCGTCAAGGTTCGGATGAAAAATGCTGCAAATCCTTCTGTTTAAAAATTTCACTGCTAGCAGCCGATCTTTGCAAGGAGAGCATCCGTAACTTACCATATCTAACTTCTTTCAGACCTCTGGATGTAAATTAAAATTCAATCAACAGAAGGTATGACCTTCATTGTTTTTTATAGATAGTAGTAGTAGCACGAGCTCATACACAATAACTTGACAGAGTGTTGCGCAATCTCTTCGTACCTCTCCCTAATGCTAGTATAAGGACGTTTCAAAGAACAGAGCCAACTTATATGTACAACAATCACCTCATCACCCTGTTTCCACCATCCCTACAAGTGATGTGTGTTTCTGTCATCAAGCATCGCTCCTCAGTTCCCCATCGAAGAACGATCCACCGGCTCTCGTTTTGCTGGCGTCACAGGCTTGCATAAGAGTGCATACATCCTTCTTCTCGAGGAGCTTCTCACCGTTGACCAGGATGAGGGGAACGTATTCCAGAACCATTCTCTTGCACTGCCGATAGAGAGCAACAAACCATGTCATTATTGCACACGATCAAGGAGCAGACAATGGCTCCTTGATGCACAGAATCCGACAAATTGCACGATAGCGTAGAGAAAATCTAGGGAGTCATAGACCATATATATAAGTGAAAAAAAGCTTACCTCCTGCACATGACCTTTAACCTTGTTGCACTCCTTGATGAGAAGTTGAAGTATCTCAAACTACAGATATCACAAGGCAAATGTTAAGAGACGGAAAAGATCAGGTCAGGACACCGATTATGTCAagggaaaagtatatttttcgtccctcaatTCTTTTGAAAGTAGAGAAATGATCCCTTAACTTCAAAACCAACAAAACTTAGTCCCTCTACTTTtaaaaccggataagtttagtcCCGCGTGTTGTTTTTGGTGGTTTTGTGCAGACAACTAGCTTACGTATGCACGTTAATTGATCTAAGCTGATTCCTCTCGGGCCAAAAGCACCGGCCAGTGTTAGCTCTCAACTCACACGCTCAGGTGCACTCTGATGTGAACATCAGCACTTGAGTAGTTTGTGCAGCAAACAACTTGACGTGCTGCTAGACACTTGCAGCGACATGGAACGACATGGATGCAGCTGCCGGACTCGACTCACACGGCCTCGACAGAAAATAGTGAGCTCGTGCCCTGCTAACTGAATGAGAAGAAAACGGGAAAAAAAATCAACGACCTAAGCCAGAAGCGCATCAGGGAGAGCTTGCTTTATACACGAGCGAGCTAGTACGAGGCTACCTTTGTACAGGAGAATGACCGTGTGTTGGGCGCTGCTTCGGCCGGAAGGGGTGGCGTCATGGCCGATAGCCACCGCACAGAGTCAAAACCACTTCACGTCGGCGGAAAACCACCCGAAGGGACTAAACTTATCCGGTATTAAAAGTTGAGGgactaaacttatccggttttgaaTATTGAGGGACTAAGATTTACTGGTTTTACAGTTGAGGGACCATTTCTATACTATCAAAaaagttgagggacgaaaaatatacttatcccttaTGTCAATGAAGCAGATTAGTTACCTGAGCGTCAGGATCTCTCATTTTCGAGAGAACTTCATCAACGAGGTGGCGGCAAAATGTGCAAGTGCTTTCACTTTTCGCAACAGACAGAAAAGATACGTCCCTACAGAGGCCATACTGTTTGCAGAACTCGTCTGGCTTGATTTCAGTGATCTTGGCGAAGAGAAGAGTTGCATACGAGTCCACCATCTCAAGGCACTGCAGAGATAGAAAGAGTTCATGCAAACAACAGGTCATACCCTACTGCTGTTCAAGGGGTATCTTTTGAGCATGTAGCATTTGGTGAAGCAATATAAAAGTGGTGTACCTTCTGTTCTAAGGAGAATGTCTGAGAACAGGCACCATGAAGAATCTCCATGATCTCATCTTGTGTTTGTTTATCACTAAGATAACTGACAGCTTTATTTGTCAAATTCTCACAAGTTGAGCATACTGTGCTGCCACTCTCACCAGAGACAGGAATTTTGCTAGAGGCAATTTCCTCCTTGTCATTTGGGCGGATCTCGATTGTATTGAGATCGAGAAGAACTGAGACCAAATAATGCAGATAGTATCACCAATTAAGAACAATGGCAAACACAAGGAAGAGAATCTTTGTGCACGTGAATTCCCCAGCTAGGCCTTGAACTAGGGACATGAACTAATTGTCGTATAAAGCATACAAAACAGTAAAACACATATTCCATATTCCAGAAGTTAATGGTGTTAAAACAAGGAAGTTGGTTATCCTGAATCTATCTATATGTCAAAAATGGTAATCCATCTTATACAGACACGCGCTATTCAGAAAtcagaaagaaaaataaaatgatatTCAGGTCATGTTGACACAATCTAACCGGCTTGATGCCAACAGATGGACGGTGTGACAAAATAATCGACGCCCAAGTCATAAGAAGATAGCAACATGACATCGTAAACTTCAACTTCAATTCCAATTTAAACCAAATACATCAGCTGCACATACAATGTTATGTATTCCAATACTATAACTGGACCAAGATATACATCAAAAGACGATATTTTCATTGCAGAAAAACTAGAATTTGTTCTCCAATTTGCATATTGGAGGTACTAATTTTATGAAGATGAACTTGAATAAGATTTAGCAGCACAGGAAGGCCGTTAAGAGAGAGAAAATATCCAGTTCTTTCTCCTCTTAAAACTACATCTAATAGTCACAAAAAGACCTGAATTTTTTTCAACAACATTGATATAAGATGCATCTACAATGCCCTGAAATTTCATTGCGAAACTCGGTAAATAGATAAAGAAAAACAATCAGACTGTAGATACAAACTCAATAGTGCAATACTGCAAAACATATATTATTATTCACCTCAAATTTGAACTATTTCACAGTCAGATTAGTCCTTTTTGTTTGTGGAGCTGTGAATTGAATTCGGTCTTGAAACTTTGTGTCAAGCTTGTCAGTTTTTCCAGAAAATTTGCGTAGCATTTAGATTACTTCTTAGGTACAGTAGCGACTAGCAAGGAAGTACTGTAAGAGGAGGAAGCACCGAGTATATACCATAATTCCTGCGAACCCTCTTGTCCTGCGGCACAGCTCCAGTGCCAGCGGCCAgcaagaggaggacgaggaggaagaacGGCGCTCCCAATCCCAAACCCATCGTGCGCATGTTCACCTGCCATAAAAGCGAATCATCACATGCTGCTTATAGCAACCCAATCGATTTTACTCTCCGGAAACAACAGAAAAAAAATTGAGGGGCCAACAATTTTGTCTCTGGAGCAGCACCCAAATCCTGAAATCGCAAAAACCAAGGCGATGATTCGCTCGACGGAAGCGATCGAACACAAATCGACGGAAGGAAAGCGACGGGAGGGGGCGGCGGATCAGGGGAGAAATCGAGACAGGGGAGGGGAACTACCGCGCGCGTGATCTCACCAGATTGGGGATCAAGAAGTGAGGGGAAGGGGAACGAAAAGCTCACCTTGCGAAATCGAGGAGCGGGCCGTGGTCGGACTGAGGCAGCGGGCGTGGTTCGGCGATTGCTCCTGCTCGATTTTAAGAAAGAAGTTCGTCTTGAAACTACAGCGTGATTGCTGTCTCCGAGTCGAAGTCCGTTGTCCGTTGCGCCGACGTTTCGTTTTCGTTTTTTTTCCAGAAGATTGCGTAGACGGTATGAGTTCGTGCAGGTCTTCTATCTAGCGCCTACTCCGACTTTGGTCTCTGGAGGCTGGAGCAGCACCCAAATCCAGAACATGGGCGTTTAGAACGAACGTTTGCCCGCTAGCGCCATTGAGGGCATTTTTTTTGGAGGGCCATTCAGGGCATCTCCAACGCAAATCCTTAAAAGAGACGCAATATTTACGTATGGACTAATTCAGATTTGACTCGAAtatttctctctgtttttttaAGTCCGCAACATTCAAAATAATTGTGTCATGGTACGGAAAGACTCGCGCGTCAATCCTCACGCTGATAGTTATCTTCTCTCGACTAAGAAAAGAAGAGCATGCAACACCTCCTCGTTGGATGCTCCTTCTCTCGCCAGCTTTGGCATGAAGTTCTTGCGTGGTGTGGCTCTACTATTGCTCCGTCCCACCCAGACGccttcttcctcaagtggtggcTTTGATGCTCTGGCCACGTCATCTTCCATCACTTGCTGCAAAGGATTCTCTTCCCTCTTTCTTTTGACAGCATGGAATCTCTTGGGTGCGTCTTCGATGCTCTACGGCCCTCCTTGAGCCACCTCTTACAGTTCATCAAGGATGAAGTTCGATTATGGGTGCAAGCAGGTGTTTTTGGCCTGGCCAACATCATTAGCGAGTAGTCCGCATGTGGTAGTTTGTAACcctagcctctctctctctctctctctctcgactcCATTTTGATCTAGTGTCGGAGACCTTGTAATTTGTTATACTCTTCTATCCATGAAAGATATAcaatttttttgtatttgtgaatttttttcaaaataatAGCATAAAATATTCAAAGAGTGAAAATATTCAAATGTGATGCTAGTTCAAATGTAATATTACAATCCAACTAAGTTTAAGTTTTGAAATAAAATAGTTCAAATTTAAGTTTAACTCGCACATATGTTTTAGTTCTCCTATTTAAGTAGCCACATGTGCTTAATCGGATCTTCCTTGAGGTACTCCCGAGTTACTCTATGTCAAATTTGTTGATCCATTTTGACAAACTCCTTAAATGTGGTACGATTCTAATGTGAAAGTTAGATAGGACCATCTATGTTCTCAAATTCCAAACCTCCGACATGATCTTCACTCTCATCTTCCATGATCATGTTATGCAGGGGGACACAACATTCATCACCTCCAACAAGATCTTCGGATCCCATGTTTTTGTAGGTCCTCAAACAACTGCAAAGAAGGCTTGGATCACTCTAAATGCCTTCTTCACATCCTTTTTTAGCTCATTCTTGTCTTTGGACAAAATGAGCTATTTTCTGACTAAATAGATCAGAGATAGTCTTAACGAAGGTTGCCAAGGAAGGATATATACCATCAACGAGATAGTAGCTCATGAACATTGATGGTATAGTTGCACGAAAAAGCTTTTCCTTCGgttaacctaccaaataattgagaccgctgcagcacgttgatattgttgggtttcgtagtaatttcaaaaaatttcctacgcaaacgcaagatcatggtgatgcatagcaacgagagggggagagtgtgatctacgtacccttgtagatcgacaacggaagtgttaacttggttgatgtagtcgtacgtctccacggtccgaccgatcaagcaccgaaactacggcacctccgagttctagcacacgttcaactcgatgacgatccccggactccgatccagcaaagtgtcggggaagagttccgtcagcacgacggcgtggtgacgatcttgatgtactactgtcgcagggcttcgcctaagcaccgctacaatatgaccgaggtggaatatggtggaggggggcaccgcacacggctaaggaacgatcacgaagatcaacttgtgtgtccatggggtgccccttgcctcagtatataaaggacggaggaggaggaggccggccaaggcttggtgcggccaggatgtggattcctactaggactccaagtcctagtaggagtccaccaagaggggaggaagggaaaaggaagtagaggagaaggaaaggtggccggcccccttttccctagtccaattcggactagaggggagggggggcgcggcagccccttggccctttttcctcttcccactaaagcccatcaaggcccattgcttctcccgtaactacccggtactccgaaaaatacccgaatcactcggaacctttccgatgtccgaatatagtcgtccaatatatcgatctttacgtctcgaccatttcgaggctcctcgtcatgtccccgatctcatccgggactccgaactccttcggtacatcaaaactcataaactcataatataactgtcatcgaaaccttaagcgtgcggaccctacaggttcgagaacaatgtagacatgaccgagacacgtctccggtaaataaccaatagcgggacctggatgcccatattggatcctacatattctacgaagatctttatcggtcagaccgcataacatcatacgttgttccctttgtcatcggtatgttacttgcctgagattcgatcgtcggtatccaatacctagttcaatctcgttaccggcaagtctctttactcgttctgtaatacatcatcccgcaactaactcattagttgcaatgcttgcaaggcttaagtgatgtgcattaccgagagggcccagagatacctctccaacaatcggagtgacaaatcctaatctcgaaatacgccaacccaacatgtacctttggagacacctgtagagctcctttataatcacccagttacgttgtgacgtttggtagcacacaaagtgttcctccggcaaacgggagttgcataatctcatagtcataggaacatgtataagtcatgaagaaagcaatagcaacatactaaacgatcgggtgctaagctaatggaatgggtcatgtcaatcagatcattcacctaatgatgtgatcccattaatcaaaagacaactcatgtctatggttaggaaacataaccatctttgatcaacgagctagtcaagtagaggcatactagtgacactctgtttgtctatgtattcacacatgtattatgtttccggttaatacaattctagcatgaataataaacatttatcatgaaataaggaaataaataataactttattattgcctctagggcatatttccttcagtctcccacttgcactacagtcaataatctagatcacatcaccatgtgattaacatcgatagttcacatcatcatgtgattaacacccatagttcacatcgccatgtgaccaacacccaaagggtttactagattcagtaatctagttcacatcgcaatgtgattaacacccaaagagtactaaggtgtgatcatgttttgcttgtgagagaatcttagtcaacgggtctgccacattcagatccgcatgtattttgcaaatttctatgtcaacaatgctctgcatggagctactctagctaattgctcccactttcaatatgtatctagaccgagacttagagtcatctagattagtgtcaaaacttgcatcggcgtaaccctttacgacgaaccttttttcgcttccataatcgagaaacatatccttattccactaaggataattttgaccactgtccagtgatctactcctagatcactatcgtactcccttgccaaactcagtggtagggcatacaatagatctggtatacagcatggcatactttatagaacctatgactaaggcatagggaatgacattcattctctttctatcttctgtcgtggtcgggctttgagtcttactcaatttcacactttgtaacataggcaagaaactctttctttgactgttccattttgaactacttcaaaatcttgtcaaggtatgtatttattgaaaaaaacttatcaagcgtcttgatctatctctatagatcttgatgctcaatatgtaagcaacttcaccgaggtctttctttgaaaaactcctttcaaacactcctttatgctttgcagaataattctacattatttttgatcaacaatatgtcattcacatatacttatcagaaatgttgtagtgctcccactcactttcttgtaaatacaggcttcaccgcaagtctgtataaaactatatgctttgatcatattatcaaagtgtatattccaactctgagatgcttacaccagtccatagatggatcgctggagtttgcacattttgttaacacctttaggattgacaaaaacttctggttgcatcatatacaactcttctttaagaaatccattaagaattgcagttttgttatccatttgccagatttcataaaatgcggcaattgctaacatgattcggacagatttaagcatagatacgagtgagaaactctcatcgtagtcaacaccttgaacttgtcgaaaacattttgcgacaattctagctttgtagatagtaacactactatcagcgtccgtcttcctcttgaagatccatttattttctatgccttggcgatcatcgggcaagtcaaccaaagtccatactttgttctcatacatggatcccatctcagatttcatggcctcaagccattttgcggaatctgggctcatcatcgcttcctcatagttcgtaggttcgtcatggtctagtaacataacttccagaacaagattaccgtaccattctggtgtggatctcactctggtttacctacgagattcggtagtaacttgatctgaagttacatgatcatcatcattagcttcctcattaattggtgtagtagtcacaggaacatatttctgtgatgaactactttccaataagggagaaggtacaattaccttatcaagttctactttcctcccactcacttctttcgagagaaactccttctctagaaaggatccattcttagcaacgaatgccttgccttcggatctgtgatagaaggtgtacccaactgtctcctttgggtatcctatgaagacatatttctctgatttgagtttgagcttatcgagatgaaactttttcacataagcatcgcaactccaaattttaagaaacgacagcttaggtttcttgccaaaccatagttcacacggtgtcgtctcaacggatttagatggtgccctatttaacgtgaatgcaactgtctctaatgcataaccccaaaacgatagtggtagatcggtaagagacagcatagatcgcactatatctaataaagtacggttatgacgttcggacacaccattacactatggtgttccaggtggcgtgagtagtgaaactatttcacattattttaattgaaggccaaactcgtaactcaaatattttacctctgcgatcatatcgtagaaacttttattttcttgtcacgatgattttccacttcactctgaaattctttgaactgttcaaatgtttcagacttatgtttcatcaagtagatatccccatatctgctcaaatcatctgtgaaggtcagaaaataatgatacctgctgcaagccttaatattcattggaccacatacatcagtatgtatgatttccaacaaatctgttgcttgcttcattgttccagagaacggcattctagtcatcttgcccataaggcatggttcgcaagcatcaagtgattcataatcaagtgattccaaaagcccatcagcatggattttcttcatgcgctttacaccaatatgacctaaacagcagtgccacaaataagttgcactatcattcttaaatttgcatcttttggtttcaatattatgaatatgtgtatcactacgatcgagatccaatgagcttgtttcattgggtgtatgaccatcgaaggttttattcatgtaaacagaacaacaattattctctgactttaatgaataaccgtattgcaataaacatgatcaaatcatattcatgctcaacgcaaaaaccaaataacacttatttaggttcaacactaatcccaaaagtataggggagtgtgcgatgatgatcatatcaatcttggaactacttccaacacacatcatcacttcacccttaactagtctctgtttattctgcaactcctgtttcgagttactaatcttagcaactgaactagtatcaaatactgaggggttgctataaacactagtaaagtacacatcaataacatgtatatcaaatatacttatgtccactttgccatccttcttatccgccaatcacttggggtagttccacttccagtgaccagtccttttgcagtagaagcacttagtctcaggcttaggaccagacttgggcttcttcacttgagcatcaacttgcttgctattcttcttgaagttccccttcttccctctgcccttttcttaaaactagtggtcttgtctaccatcaacacttgatgtttttctcgatttctaccttcgtcaatttccgcattacgaagagcttgggaatcgtttccgttatcccttgcatatcatagttcatcacgaagttctactaacttggtgatggtgactagagaattccgtcaatcactatcttatctggaagattaactcccacttgattcaaacgattgtagtacttagacaatctgggcacatgctcactagttgagcgattctcctccatcttttagctatagaacttgttggagacttcatatctctcaactcgggtatttgcttgaaatattaacttcaactcctggaacatctcatatgctccatgacgttcaaaacgtctttgaagtcccgattctaagccattaagcatgatgcactaaactatcaagtagtcatcatattgagctagccaaaggttcataacgtctgcatctgctcctgcaataggtctgtcacctagcggtgcatcaaggacataattcttctgtgcagcaatgaggataaacctcagatcacggatccaatccgcatcattgctactaacatctttcaacacaattttctctaggaacatatcaaaataaacacagggaagcaacaacgggagctattgatctacaacataatttgcaaaatactaccaggactaagttcatgataaatttaagttcaattaatcatattacttaagaactcccacttagatagacatccctctaatcctctaagtgattacgtgatccaaatcaactaaaccatgtccgatcatcacgtgagatggagtagtttcattggtgaacatcgctatgttgatcatatctgctatatgattcacgctcgacctttcggtctccgtgttctgagaccatatctgtatatgcttggctcgtcaagtataacctgagtattctgcgcgtgcaactgttttgcacccgttgtatttgaacgtagagcctatcacacccgattatcacgtggtgtctcagcacgaagaattttcgcaacgttgcatactcagggagaacacttcttgataattagtgagagatcatcttaaaatgc
It encodes:
- the LOC119300960 gene encoding prosaposin-like, with protein sequence MRTMGLGLGAPFFLLVLLLLAAGTGAVPQDKRVRRNYVLLDLNTIEIRPNDKEEIASSKIPVSGESGSTVCSTCENLTNKAVSYLSDKQTQDEIMEILHGACSQTFSLEQKCLEMVDSYATLLFAKITEIKPDEFCKQYGLCRDVSFLSVAKSESTCTFCRHLVDEVLSKMRDPDAQFEILQLLIKECNKVKGHVQECKRMVLEYVPLILVNGEKLLEKKDVCTLMQACDASKTRAGGSFFDGELRSDA